A segment of the Kiritimatiellia bacterium genome:
CGTGACGCGGCGGTTCCAGTGGCTGCGCGTGCTGACCAGCAACAGCGTCAGCGTCCCGGTGGACAGCGTCCTGTTTTCCGTCGGGGCGTTCGGGTGGGCGCTGCCGTGGGTCGCCGTGTGGCAGATTTTTATTTTCAACATGATCGTCAAGTACGCCGTGACGCTGGTCAGCCTGCCGATGATCTACCTTGCGCCGGACCGGCACGCGCGGGAAGAACTGGCCTGATTCGTGTTGGGCGTTGGACGTTGAGCGTTGGAAGTTGAGTCTCGGGGAGAAGAAACGTCCAACAACCAACTTCCAACGTCCAACTTTCAACAATGGGATCAGGAATCCGCAGCCGGATTTTCCAACCCCTGCAACGCCTTGAGCGCGGCGCGGGATTCCGCCTCGCGCTTGCTCGGGCCGTGGGCCGCGGCGGCGACGCGGTCACCGATCCGGACCTCGACGTTGAACCGCCGCGCATGGCCGGGGCCCGTGACCTCCAGCAGCCGGTAGACCGGCCCGACCTTCCACCTTTGCTGGCAATACTCCTGCAACGCGCCCTTGGGATTATCCTGTGCCGCCGCGCTTTCCTTGCCGGAAGCCAGGGCGGTGAACAGGTGCTTGTAGATCCGTTCCACGGCCTTCAGTCCGCCGTCCAGGTACGCGGCGCCGAGGACCGCCTCCAGCGCGTCACCCAGCGTCGAGGCGCGGGCGCGGCCGCCGGACTGCTCCTCGCCGCGGCCCAGCCGCAGGAACGCACCGAGCCCGATCCGTTCGCCGATTTCCGCCAGCGTCTTGCCGTTGCACAGGACGCTCCGGAGCCGCGTGAGGTCGCCTTCCTGGTGGTCCCGGTGGGCGTGGTAGAGCTGGGTCGAGGCCACGAGGCTCAAGGCCGAGTCGCCGAGGAATTCCAGCCGCTGGTTGTCCACCGTGTTGGACGTGGGGGCCTCGTACCGCCACGAGCGGTGCGTGAGGGCCTCCTCGAGATGTCTCTTTTTGCGGAAGCGGTACCCCAGCGCCTTTTCCAGCTTCCGGTATGGATTGCGAAGAAGGTTCATGCCCTCGGATGAAAGCGGGAATGTACGTGCTTGAGCCGCGAGCTGTCAACATGCGTGTAAATCTGCGTCGTGGCGATGTCCGAGTGGCCGAGCATCTCCTGGATCACCCGCAGCGGCGCGCCGTTGGCCAGCAGGTGGCTCGCGAACGAGTGGCGAAGGGTGTGGGGGGTGACGTGCTTCGCGATGCCCGCGTGCCGGGCCGCGCCCCGGATGAGCACCCACAGGGTCTTGCGGCTGAACGGCCCGCCGCGGACGGTGAGGAACAGGGCCCGCCCGTCCGGGATGCGCTTCGCGAGCACGGGCCGCGCCTCGGAGAGGTACGCGCGCAGCGAGGCGGCCGCCGCGCCGCCCAGCGGCACGACGCGCTCCTTGCGGCCCTTGCCGAGGCAGCGCAGGTAGCCGTCGTCGAAGTGCAGATCGTCGAGCGTCAGGCGGGCCAGCTCCGAGATGCGCAGGCCGGTGCCGTACAGCGTCTCCAGGATCGCGCCGTCGCGCAGCCGGTGCCGGCCGCGGCTGCGCGCGGACTCGAGCAGGCGCTCGACCTCCTTCACGCTCAACGTGTCGGGCAGGATCTTCCAGAGCCGCGGCGTCTCCATGCTCTCCGTCACGTTCTGCCGCAGCAGGCCCTCCTGCTGGAGGTAGCGGAAGAACACCTTCACCGCGACCATCCGGCGCGCGATCGAGTTGGCCTGAAGCCCGCGATCCTTCTGGTC
Coding sequences within it:
- the rnc gene encoding ribonuclease III → MNLLRNPYRKLEKALGYRFRKKRHLEEALTHRSWRYEAPTSNTVDNQRLEFLGDSALSLVASTQLYHAHRDHQEGDLTRLRSVLCNGKTLAEIGERIGLGAFLRLGRGEEQSGGRARASTLGDALEAVLGAAYLDGGLKAVERIYKHLFTALASGKESAAAQDNPKGALQEYCQQRWKVGPVYRLLEVTGPGHARRFNVEVRIGDRVAAAAHGPSKREAESRAALKALQGLENPAADS
- the xerD gene encoding site-specific tyrosine recombinase XerD, translating into MQPLVDQFLDYLSLERGLSENTRLAYGADLHAFLDYLQQKRVSSVNDVRRPQVLDFLMDQKDRGLQANSIARRMVAVKVFFRYLQQEGLLRQNVTESMETPRLWKILPDTLSVKEVERLLESARSRGRHRLRDGAILETLYGTGLRISELARLTLDDLHFDDGYLRCLGKGRKERVVPLGGAAAASLRAYLSEARPVLAKRIPDGRALFLTVRGGPFSRKTLWVLIRGAARHAGIAKHVTPHTLRHSFASHLLANGAPLRVIQEMLGHSDIATTQIYTHVDSSRLKHVHSRFHPRA